The DNA segment TTTGATTTAAAACAAAATTTGGAAGGAAATTCCAAGCATTTCTTGAAACTTCAAATCCATAGACCTCAAAATTAAAAAAGTTACCCCATCTGCCTATTGCCTGTCCAATTAAAATTCCCGGAACAGCATAATCGATAGAACGTAAAACATCAGCACCTTTTCTAAGATATTTTACTGTCAATGCTCCGGCTAAAATTCCACCTATCGCGCCACCTTGAATAGCTAAACCACCATCCCAGATTCGAAAAATTTCTAAAAAATCATTAGCGAAACCACCAGAATTCCATTCAGCAATTACATACCAAATTCTAGCTCCTATTATTCCAGATGGAAAAGCAATAAAAAAAACTGTCGAAAAGAAATCCCAACTATATCCTTCTTTTCTTGCTTCAAAAGCTGCTAAATATAAAGCTAATAAAGCACCGCATAAAATTATAATTGCATAAAAAGTAATATGTATTCCAAAAATATTAATACCTGTAGGTAATTTATCTAAAAAATTAAAATTCATCTTATTTTTCCTTATTCTTTCTACTTTCTTGTACTTCTTGCAATCTTTTTTCTAATTCAAACGCTGAATCAAATCCTGTTTGTTTCAACTTGAAATTAGTAACTGCAACCTCTATAATGCTTGCTATATTTCTAGCAGCCGATACTGGAAGAGTAATTTTAGGAATATTGATTCCTAGAATATTCAAATATTCTGTCTTCATTCCTAATCGATCGATAACCATATCTTTTTCATAAGGTTTTAAAACAATGGCAAAGTCAATATTGTCTTTTTCCATGATTGAATTTATTCCAAAAATTCTGGCAACATCAACAATTCCAATACCGCGAACTTCCATCAATCCATAAATAGATTCCGGAGCTC comes from the Firmicutes bacterium CAG:345 genome and includes:
- a CDS encoding prolipoprotein diacylglyceryl transferase (product inferred by homology to UniProt), whose protein sequence is MNFNFLDKLPTGINIFGIHITFYAIIILCGALLALYLAAFEARKEGYSWDFFSTVFFIAFPSGIIGARIWYVIAEWNSGGFANDFLEIFRIWDGGLAIQGGAIGGILAGALTVKYLRKGADVLRSIDYAVPGILIGQAIGRWGNFFNFEVYGFEVSRNAWNFLPNFVLNQMQVTTSNPSLINVPLFLVESIINICGYLIIMHFIISLMKQKNVYHGGDGFCLYFTWYGIVRSILEPMRNSNFIMGNENVYASSIMAYCFIAIGLALFVLNRFLPKILKAKKAEDRISK